One genomic region from Isachenkonia alkalipeptolytica encodes:
- a CDS encoding DUF1576 domain-containing protein codes for MSNSSVVHAVRENLSEPKEESQEEVETVIPVSDDTKYYVILGYAIAILLSSLIFNTPMEILRGMQAIIVAPSILVSDYFEIANIGSALFNSGLLMIVAIGIARKNEVNMNGPLMAAILTIGGFALFGKNLYNILPILFGVFLYSRVQKEKYNKFILPAFFGTALGPLVSQVSFGYDFPLIQGILLAVTFGTLAGFVLPSLAAHFVRFHQGFNLYNIGFTCGVTGMVFMAVFRAFGYDHEGVLFVSSGNNPAFSLYLGLLFTSFIVVGLYFNRWRFKGYKNLLTHAGQLVTDFVTISGFGITMINMGILGLISTLYVVMVNGELNGPIIGGIFTIVGFGAFGKHTKNILPIFVGIYLATLFNIWDVNSTGALLGALFGTTLAPISGRFGWPYGVLAGFLHMAMVMNVGAVHGGMNLYNNGFSGGFVAAFLVAIITSLKKEVI; via the coding sequence TTGTCTAATTCCAGTGTAGTACATGCGGTCCGGGAAAATCTCTCGGAACCGAAAGAAGAATCACAAGAAGAAGTTGAGACCGTTATACCGGTCTCCGATGATACCAAATACTATGTTATCCTCGGTTATGCCATCGCCATTTTACTTTCAAGCCTGATATTTAACACCCCGATGGAAATCCTCCGAGGCATGCAGGCCATCATCGTGGCGCCCAGTATTCTGGTGTCGGACTATTTTGAAATTGCCAACATCGGCAGCGCTCTGTTTAACAGCGGCCTGTTAATGATTGTGGCCATCGGAATCGCAAGAAAAAACGAAGTAAACATGAACGGCCCCTTGATGGCGGCGATTTTAACCATCGGAGGTTTCGCTCTTTTTGGTAAAAACCTCTACAACATTCTACCGATTTTATTCGGCGTCTTTTTATACAGCCGGGTGCAAAAAGAGAAGTACAACAAGTTTATTCTTCCCGCGTTTTTCGGAACGGCCCTTGGACCCCTGGTCTCCCAGGTTTCCTTCGGCTATGACTTTCCCCTTATCCAGGGAATTTTACTGGCGGTGACCTTTGGAACCCTGGCAGGGTTCGTCCTTCCATCCCTGGCGGCCCACTTTGTTCGGTTTCATCAAGGGTTTAACCTTTATAATATCGGTTTCACCTGTGGAGTCACCGGAATGGTTTTTATGGCGGTATTTAGGGCCTTCGGCTATGACCACGAGGGCGTGCTTTTTGTATCCTCGGGGAACAACCCCGCATTTTCCCTTTATTTAGGCCTGCTGTTTACCTCTTTCATCGTGGTGGGGCTTTACTTCAATCGTTGGAGGTTTAAGGGATATAAAAATCTTTTAACCCATGCGGGACAACTGGTTACCGACTTTGTTACCATCAGCGGCTTCGGCATAACCATGATCAATATGGGAATCCTGGGACTGATCTCTACCTTATATGTGGTTATGGTAAACGGCGAGCTGAACGGCCCTATTATCGGTGGAATTTTTACCATTGTAGGCTTCGGGGCTTTCGGTAAACACACGAAAAACATTTTACCGATTTTTGTGGGAATCTACCTAGCCACCCTGTTTAATATCTGGGATGTGAATTCTACCGGCGCTTTGCTGGGAGCTTTATTCGGAACCACCTTAGCCCCTATCTCGGGACGCTTCGGCTGGCCCTACGGAGTGCTGGCAGGGTTCTTACACATGGCCATGGTCATGAACGTCGGCGCGGTTCACGGAGGGATGAACCTTTACAACAACGGATTCTCCGGAGGATTTGTGGCCGCTTTTCTTGTGGCGATTATTACATCATTAAAAAAGGAAGTGATTTAG
- a CDS encoding transglutaminase domain-containing protein has translation MKKRIAVVVVFVSLWTLFVLYPNPYRLGVSGARIVKPVINPDAVSHLLEELPETPGEIEAYVLREIVPYQYDWQSYGVPFYFPRVEEVLARGRGDCKSRFVVLASIFEALDIPYERSFSLSHFWITYEGKEESSMESVENAFLVQGDEGVSLQIPRESLQDTYDTLRAGFWDAMPGHRKGLLLMGPPLSLFISAFVTAKEQGAYRFRGKALVFSNQLKATLKESRESSEENTQTNEA, from the coding sequence ATGAAGAAAAGGATTGCAGTTGTTGTGGTTTTCGTAAGTTTGTGGACATTATTCGTACTGTATCCGAATCCTTACCGTTTAGGAGTAAGCGGTGCAAGAATAGTAAAGCCTGTCATTAACCCCGATGCCGTAAGTCATTTGTTGGAGGAGTTGCCGGAAACCCCGGGGGAGATTGAAGCGTATGTCCTTAGGGAAATCGTACCCTATCAGTACGACTGGCAAAGTTACGGGGTTCCTTTCTATTTTCCCCGGGTAGAGGAAGTCTTAGCCCGCGGGCGGGGAGACTGCAAAAGCCGATTTGTGGTCTTGGCCTCTATTTTTGAGGCCCTGGATATCCCCTATGAAAGAAGTTTTTCCCTGAGTCATTTTTGGATCACCTACGAAGGGAAGGAAGAGAGCTCCATGGAATCCGTGGAAAATGCGTTTTTAGTCCAGGGAGATGAAGGGGTGAGTCTGCAGATTCCGAGGGAGAGTTTACAAGATACTTATGATACGCTAAGAGCGGGATTTTGGGATGCCATGCCCGGCCACCGTAAGGGACTGCTGTTGATGGGACCGCCCCTATCCCTGTTTATATCCGCGTTTGTAACAGCTAAAGAGCAGGGGGCTTACAGATTTCGAGGCAAAGCTCTTGTTTTCAGTAATCAACTAAAAGCAACCTTGAAGGAGTCCCGAGAGAGTTCAGAGGAAAATACCCAAACGAACGAAGCTTAG
- a CDS encoding acetyl-CoA C-acetyltransferase, whose product MKEVVIVSAVRTPIGNFGGALKGVSAPDLGSIAIKEALSRAKVAPDLVDEVYMGCILQAGLGQGVARQASVNAGIPVEKPATTINMLCGSGLRTVSMAAQTILTGDNDIVVAGGTENMSQAPYVSDKTRWGAKMGDIKMVDTMINDALTDSFNQYHMGVTAENLAAKYDITRDEQDAFAAASQNKAEKARAEGKFKEEIVPVTIPQRKKDDIIFDADEFIKPGITADKLGKLRPAFKKDGSVTAGNASGINDGAAAVVVMSKEKADELGLTPLATIVSYGNSGVDPSIMGIGPVNATKSALEKGKLTLEDMDLIEANEAFAAQALAVGKELQWVDEKVNVNGGAIALGHPVGASGARILVTLLHEMKKQKSTYGLATLCIGGGMGTSLIVKM is encoded by the coding sequence ATGAAAGAAGTTGTAATTGTCAGTGCCGTAAGAACCCCCATCGGAAATTTCGGAGGTGCCCTTAAGGGAGTGAGTGCTCCGGATCTAGGCTCCATCGCCATTAAGGAAGCTTTAAGCCGGGCCAAAGTGGCTCCGGATCTTGTAGACGAAGTATATATGGGTTGCATTCTGCAGGCCGGTCTAGGCCAGGGGGTTGCCCGACAGGCTTCGGTAAATGCCGGTATTCCCGTCGAAAAACCCGCTACAACCATTAACATGCTTTGCGGATCCGGTCTTCGAACCGTCTCCATGGCGGCCCAAACCATTTTAACCGGCGACAACGACATCGTGGTAGCCGGCGGAACGGAAAACATGTCCCAAGCCCCTTACGTATCGGATAAAACCCGTTGGGGAGCGAAAATGGGAGATATTAAAATGGTGGATACCATGATCAACGACGCCTTAACCGACTCCTTTAATCAGTACCATATGGGTGTGACCGCAGAAAACCTGGCAGCGAAATACGACATTACCCGGGACGAGCAGGACGCCTTTGCCGCCGCCTCACAAAACAAAGCGGAAAAAGCTCGTGCGGAAGGAAAGTTCAAGGAGGAAATTGTTCCCGTGACCATTCCTCAGCGTAAGAAAGACGACATCATCTTTGATGCCGATGAATTTATTAAGCCGGGAATTACGGCGGACAAACTTGGTAAGCTTCGACCGGCCTTTAAAAAAGACGGTAGCGTAACCGCAGGCAATGCCTCCGGAATCAATGACGGCGCCGCAGCGGTTGTGGTCATGTCTAAGGAAAAGGCTGACGAACTGGGTCTTACGCCCCTGGCAACCATCGTATCCTACGGTAACTCCGGTGTGGATCCTTCCATTATGGGCATCGGTCCCGTAAATGCAACCAAAAGTGCCCTGGAAAAAGGCAAGTTGACTCTGGAGGATATGGACCTGATTGAAGCCAACGAAGCCTTCGCAGCCCAAGCCTTAGCCGTGGGTAAAGAGCTTCAGTGGGTAGATGAAAAAGTCAACGTGAACGGCGGCGCCATCGCTCTGGGTCACCCGGTTGGCGCAAGCGGTGCAAGAATTCTTGTTACCCTGCTTCATGAAATGAAAAAACAAAAGAGCACCTACGGCCTGGCCACCCTTTGCATCGGTGGAGGCATGGGAACCAGCTTAATTGTAAAAATGTAG
- a CDS encoding sigma-54 interaction domain-containing protein, whose translation MNTESFQNPDKDLNEMLDLYRNIFNHIFNWVVVVDTEGYVILLNKAYCDFLGVKQEEALGKHVTEVIENTRMHIVVKNQREEIGEFQKIKGNTMVANRIPIFKNNKLIGAVGTVVFKDLVEMESYVKRVRDMEKELQFYQEEFKKMTTGYTLEDIIGDSPEIEYVKKMIQKVANTKSNVLLEGESGTGKELVAQAIHHLSPRGDFPLIKVNCAAIPGELLESELFGYEHGAFTGSKKGGKLGKLEMANNSTILLDEIGDMPINMQVKLLRAIQEKEIERVGGVRSKKLDFRIIASSNKNLKELVAKQQFREDLYYRLNVVKITLPPLRKRDSDIEIIARYLIKKLSKDLGLGVTEVTPKALWVLKKYSWPGNIRELSNVIERALNLMDSEGRIDTDHLPPYLRESSSPLGLDQGLGLKEQVQKVERDSIKRALNKTKHNKLEAAKILGISRTSLYKKIEEYGL comes from the coding sequence ATGAACACAGAATCATTCCAAAATCCCGATAAAGACCTTAACGAAATGCTGGATTTGTACCGTAATATTTTCAATCATATCTTTAACTGGGTAGTGGTTGTGGACACCGAGGGGTATGTCATCCTGCTAAACAAAGCCTACTGCGACTTTTTAGGGGTCAAACAGGAAGAAGCTCTGGGCAAACATGTAACCGAGGTCATTGAAAACACTCGGATGCACATCGTAGTGAAAAACCAGAGGGAAGAAATCGGTGAGTTTCAAAAAATCAAAGGAAACACCATGGTGGCCAATCGGATTCCCATTTTTAAAAACAACAAACTCATTGGCGCGGTGGGTACCGTGGTATTTAAGGATTTGGTGGAAATGGAATCCTACGTAAAACGTGTACGGGACATGGAAAAAGAACTTCAGTTTTATCAAGAAGAGTTTAAGAAAATGACCACAGGCTACACTTTAGAGGACATCATTGGCGACAGCCCGGAGATTGAGTACGTAAAAAAAATGATCCAAAAAGTTGCCAATACCAAGTCCAATGTTCTTTTAGAGGGCGAATCCGGCACAGGGAAAGAACTTGTGGCCCAGGCCATCCATCACCTAAGTCCCCGGGGAGATTTCCCCTTAATCAAAGTCAACTGCGCCGCCATTCCCGGCGAGCTTTTGGAATCGGAACTTTTCGGTTATGAACACGGAGCCTTTACAGGATCGAAAAAAGGGGGCAAGCTGGGAAAACTGGAAATGGCCAACAACAGTACGATTTTACTGGACGAAATCGGGGATATGCCAATAAATATGCAGGTAAAACTCCTCCGGGCCATTCAGGAAAAAGAAATTGAGCGTGTAGGGGGGGTTCGAAGCAAAAAGTTGGACTTTCGCATCATCGCCTCCAGTAATAAAAACTTGAAAGAGCTGGTGGCGAAGCAGCAGTTTCGAGAAGACCTGTATTACCGCTTGAACGTAGTGAAAATAACCCTTCCCCCCTTACGCAAACGAGACAGCGACATCGAAATCATTGCCCGATATTTAATTAAAAAGCTTTCCAAGGACCTGGGTCTCGGAGTTACCGAGGTAACCCCCAAAGCTCTGTGGGTGCTAAAGAAGTACAGCTGGCCGGGAAACATCCGCGAGCTTTCCAATGTCATTGAACGGGCACTGAATTTAATGGACAGCGAAGGAAGAATCGATACCGACCATCTTCCCCCTTATCTCCGGGAAAGTTCTTCGCCACTGGGATTGGACCAGGGCCTAGGCCTAAAGGAGCAGGTCCAAAAGGTGGAGCGGGATTCCATTAAACGAGCCTTGAATAAAACCAAACACAATAAATTAGAAGCCGCTAAAATACTGGGAATCAGCCGCACCAGTCTTTATAAGAAAATTGAAGAGTACGGTCTTTAA